AGAAAATTAATGACCAGTCAATGGGAAGTGCTTAGAGAGCACGCAAAATTGATCTTCAATTGCGGATACCGATCGATAGGTAAGAGAAGTGTTTTATGTCCTGATCTATTCGACAACGAGTTTCAATAGATAAATATAWKaataaaatgaaaagaatataCTTATACTAATAACACAGCATTTACGCACCCGTCTCTATCTGGTTCATTGGTGATTTGAGCGTATTTACCCCAAACAACTTTACCCCCTGCAGTTACCAACCCCAATTCCGACACGTTGACCTCTATAATCGTACCTTTTGTTAAAACACCCAACTGTGTATACATTGGAGATTGCGGGTTCTTTTTCACCCCCAATATAGGTAGAAATACCGTTACCCCAAGTTCAGGATGAGTAACATTGGCTTTCTTCTGTCTTAATGCAGCAGGACGGATGATTCTCTCCATTTTCACTGGTCTACGAGTGAACCCTTCACCAACAAAAGTATGTTTGGTGATCATTCTCTTCCATGACTTTGATTTCGACTTCCCGGTTTTGATCACTTTGAACATTTCCTCTTCAGAAATACCTTTAACTTTAGGCAATGGAACTTGGAATTTATCGGCTTTTTCTAAacgtttttgtttaatcGAACTTGAGATTGCCTTGGCCGTATTGTTAGTTTGACGATCTAATAAATACGTTGGCAAGGCCTCACCATCTTCGGCCTTTGGTGTTGATGGTCCCTTGACTTTACTTTCTTGATGAGCTttgatctttttcttcatagCAACCTTTTCAGCGTATCTCTTCTTAGCAAATTGTTTGGCTCTCCAACCCTTCAATGTCTGCGCATCCTTGGCCACCCTATGTCCCTCTCTGGCTtccttctttctctttctttcttcataATCTAATCTTCTCCCGTGTTTCTTTATATGCTGTTCAATATACTCATTTTGTGGCATCGTTGATAGTCctaattaattaaagtgAAGTCGTAGAGGAGATGAGATAGGTCTggcttattttttttcttctactaGCAcccaaattttttcttttctctctcATAAATCGATGGAGCACAAAACGAACCATTTGGATTCTTCGATGagtttgtttgaaaaaaaaaaaaaagagccCCACTTACACTACACACACGTTATTCAAACCCTTAACTTCAAACCAAGAGTATCGACCATGTCAAAGGTAGACACTGTATTAAAGGAAATCATCTCGTCTACCAAGTCAACTGAAGCTTCAGTGAAAGAGTTGATAGCTTTTGTCAAGGACTCGTCTTCCCAACATCCAGAATTGGTGCGGAACTTGTTAGCAAAATCAAACCTGCTGTTAGAAGGGGTATCGTTGTTGGGGTTGAAAAACGAATCGTTGGTGTCctatatcaacaatatagtgcttgttgttttgtCTCATCTAGAGCGTCTAGAAAGCGATCTGGAGACGGGATCCAGCGCTGTCGAACGATCGATAATTCAAAGGGTGACATTGGAAAAGGGCGTTAAACCTCTAGAAAAGAAACTCAGTTATCAGTTGGATAAAATGATCAGGGCATATGGACGGATGGAACAAGACGAAATCAAAGCTGAACAGAAGTTAAACGATAGAGGAAGTGGGGAGAACGATGAGAACGATGAGAACGATTCTGAGGAAGATTCTGAAGAAGATTCTGAAGACGACTCTGAGGACGACGAATTGGCTTATAGACCAGATGCATCATCGTTTGCTAAATTGACATCGGCCAAAACCAAACTGAAACCAACATCATCAGCAGTCTCTACATCGAATGAAAAGTATAGACCACCAAAGATATCAGCAATCNNNNNNNNNNNNNNNNNNNNNNNNNNNNNNNNNNNNNNNNNNNNNNNNNNNNNNNNNNNNNNNNNNNNNNNNNNNNNGTTGAAGGATAGTGAAACCAATCCATCCAAAGATGAGCTTTAAAAAGAGTAAATACACGTATCCGTACAtttatatgtatatatagGTACATTTTACCTCAATAGTATAGCCAGTTCATAGACTCAAACCCGCATCTTTATTTCCCTTTAACCCAAGTCTCTCAAGTGTGCTTCCCTCACCATATAATGGAATCTCATCGATGTACAAGTGATCATCATTCATCACCACATCATTCAACAACGTATCAAACACTCCGCTGGCAATCTCTGTGCTGGTTGAGATTCCATTGGACACTGTGCTCGGGACAGTAGCACCCAGTGGAGTCGTCAAAGTGATCGGGGTAGTAGTTGCATTCGTTCCAGTATTTGTTGACAGTGGCTTCGAGACAGCCGATGACTGTGATGGTTTCGAGGAGCTGCCGTGTATGGAGTTGATATAGGAATGACCCCCGTCTGAGATATGATAGCTTGTCATGTCATTTAATAGGTCAGTGGAGTTCTTTATCGACAAAACGCTTGCAAGGAGTCTCGATGACAACACATCGTAGATCCTCGGTGCCTGGTAAACATTTGCTCCTATTATGTAGTAATCTTGTAGTGTCACAGTGTTCTGGGGGTCCTGtcgtttttgttttctgaTTATCCAAAAATCAGGCTCTTTAGTATACGCAATAACAAACTCTATTCCGGTCATCTCACTCAACCGCGACTGAAAGTATTGGTGGAATGATACACCAGGTGGTATTTGTATCTGCTGGTACTGAAATTGCATCATCAACACTTGGTTGTTCGATGTTCGGTCGTAGAATGGCGATAAAGAAAAGTACTCCAACACATTATTGGTATTACCCCCTCTCTCTTGTATGAACTCTGGAGATTTCCACTGTATTTCGTCTAATGATTCCATTTGTCTATTGTTGAGGGTAACTATATATCTATACTGTGGGTGTTGCTTTTTTGTTgctctatttttttttttttttgccaatTGTTGTAACTGACATCACTTGGACTTCCATAGCAAGATTACACtgtaaatttttccaaCTCACGGGCCAACCACACAGCTTCCTCACTCATAACAGACTCACTTCTTGCTACCCTTTCCCTCGTCACCTTTGGAGAATTCGTTCTTTTTGGTCATCTGGTCAATCTGATACTGTGACTTTCTCTGGAAGAACTCCTGGTATTCGCGTTCAAGATCCTTGCTCTCCAACATGGTGTGAATCAGGTCACCATAGCCGTCACCTTTGTGTCTGGGTATGATGTGGGTATGCAAATGTGGCACCGATTGGCCAGACTCGGGCCCATCTTGTATTGCTAAGTTTAAGGAGTCAGCCTTGTAAACCTTTTGTATAAACTTGTGGATCAACTGCAAGGTATGCATATAATCGACAGACTCTTCAGGCGACAAGTCGCCGAACCGTAACACATTGGTACGCAAAGGAACCACCAACACATGACCTGGCACCAACGGCTTGAGATTCACTAGCGCATACGTATACCTTGACTTGTAGAATACCTGCTTGCTCACTAGGAACCGGTAAAAGTAAATCTCTTGAGATGTCATTGTGGCTTTGTTTGTTGAAGAGATAAGAGagcgaaaaaaaaaataataacattGAAAATACTTGGGAGAGAAGAATATCGAAGTGCATTTGTATCGGCATGAAACGCAGCTCTAGTATAAATCAGGCTCGAATCAAACAGGCACATTACAGAACTTAGAGCAACACAAAACAAAGCTTGTCTAAAATGCAATCTATTTGCTATGAAACCataacgaaaaaaaaaacgtaCATATATATCTATAAATCCTGTTTATTTGTTGACTTTGTTGAAGTATTCCTTGGATGCTTCTGGGCTTGGCTTGATGGTTTCATCACCTGGGTGCCAGTTAGCTGGACAAACTTCACCGTATTTTTCAGTGAATTGGAAAGCCTCCAACAATCTCAAGGATTCTTCAACAGATCTACCGACTGGCAAGTCATTGATGGTGATTTGTCTCAAGACACCCTTTGGAtcaatcaagaaaataCCTCTCAAGGCAAcaccttcttcttcaattaagACACCGTAGTCTCTGGACAAGGAGTGGTTGGTGTCAGCCAAGACTGGGAAGTCGACTTTGCCAATACCACCGTCTTTTCTGGCGACATTGGTCCAAGCCAACCAGGTGTATTCGGAGTCAGTAGAGGCAAACAAAACTTGAGCATCCTTTTCGGCAAATTTCTTTACAGCTTCGGAATAAGCAATAATTTCTGATGGGCAGACGAATGTGAAGGCCAATGGAATAAAGGCCAACAAGACCCATTTACCTTTGTATTGTTCTAAAGTGACTTCTTCAAAGACACCATCAACGACGGCGGTTTTCTTGAAACTTGGAGCTGGTTGTTGAACGACTGGAGCCATTTTTGTAGTAGTGTATCTATGTATGTGACTAATTAATTAGttgattgaaataaaatGCAATAGagcaaaagaaaagaaaagaaaagaaaagaaaagaaaagaaaagaattagaaaaaaaaaatcagaGATTGGAAGTACAATTGAGCTCATTATATACTATTTTCcagtttttattttttttggcttgATTGTTGCCGATGGTTCAATTTCTCTCGTTACAAATCGTTTGCCTTTCATATGATTTCACATATACTCAATTGTGTGGCATATCTTCCTTAATATTCCGGTACTTCTGTGCAGGTGGCGCGTTTTTTCATTGGTGAGTGAGAGCTACAATATGTGCGGACATTGTGCAGGAATATCGACCCAAAAAAGGTCTAGGTCCACCAGGGTGATTTGTAATGAAGATGTGGATCTAATTGGCCCACCCAGTGCGCTCTTATTTTTCCCGCCTAGACCACAATAAATCTGCAATTTGATTACTCAGGTGATAGTAATCTTACCTATTGGGCATAACAGACACCTTTGGCTTAGGGCTAGTAAAATGGTCTGTTGCGCTGTGTGATGACAAAGCGAATTCTAGAATGAGTAAGAACCGAGGAATAGTATGGTAATTTGGacactcttttttttctaggGAAATAGTGGGGAAGAAATGAAACTATATTTTGATCAGATAACAGATTAACCGATTACGGAGTTTCCGTCATGCCTATTTCCACTTTTGATGTTTCGAGtataatcaatatattcAGTTTTTTGTCTTCTCATATAGCTGTCATTGAATCTGATCAGGAGGTTTAGCAACTATTCAAGCACTGATTTACGAACAGTATTAAGATTTTTAACCATTTTTTCATGCTTCAGATCCAACACGTAATTCAAAAAGCCTTcatttcaatatttcaaatacCGTACAAAATATTACCAATTATGATGTAAACCCACTTAATAATTTGACCTAATCGGTATCTACACACCAGTGTTTAAATATTACGtgccaaaaaaattctaTTATCCAAAAGTTTTTACTCTACAAGAAGATTTTAAATCACCTTATAATATTTACTAGTAATACATATAYACAAAGAAYAAATAAACTctagaaattgaaatatctATAATAACGAAAATAACAAAGTCAACGTTTGagaatgatgaaaaaaaaaagtgacCATATGATTTGGTACAATCCCGTTTGAATAAAAACAGAACTAAAAAAACGACACCAAAAATGATcataagaagaagaataatgCAACGCTAATAAATTTAAGCAACCAGGAAGGATGTTTAGTGGCGGATGAAGATCCGGCATAAGTAGTAATAAGGGGTTGATTGTAGGAGGAAGTTGCTACTTGTTGAATTAATGTGGTTGGCTGTGAGTTTGAAGCAGCACTGTCTCCATTTATCGAAGCATCAGTTGTTTTAGCCATCGTAGTCAGTATTGACTCTGAATGAATCAAGGAATTTGGAGCTTCCGATTGTGATAAAGTAGCGATAAATCCATTATTGGTTTCATTGACTGAATCAAGACTTCCAATAGATTCTTCAATCGACTTAGTTTTGCTT
The sequence above is a segment of the Candida albicans SC5314 chromosome 3, complete sequence genome. Coding sequences within it:
- a CDS encoding uncharacterized protein (Predicted ORF identical to NSA2), which gives rise to MPQNEYIEQHIKKHGRRLDYEERKRKKEAREGHRVAKDAQTLKGWRAKQFAKKRYAEKVAMKKKIKAHQESKVKGPSTPKAEDGEALPTYLLDRQTNNTAKAISSSIKQKRLEKADKFQVPLPKVKGISEEEMFKVIKTGKSKSKSWKRMITKHTFVGEGFTRRPVKMERIIRPAALRQKKANVTHPELGVTVFLPILGVKKNPQSPMYTQLGVLTKGTIIEVNVSELGLVTAGGKVVWGKYAQITNEPDRDGCVNAVLLV
- a CDS encoding uncharacterized protein (Predicted ORF identical to orf19.7420); this encodes MESLDEIQWKSPEFIQERGGNTNNVLEYFSLSPFYDRTSNNQVLMMQFQYQQIQIPPGVSFHQYFQSRLSEMTGIEFVIAYTKEPDFWIIRKQKRQDPQNTVTLQDYYIIGANVYQAPRIYDVLSSRLLASVLSIKNSTDLLNDMTSYHISDGGHSYINSIHGSSSKPSQSSAVSKPSSTNTGTNATTTPITLTTPSGATVPSTVSNGISTSTEIASGVFDTLLNDVVMNDDHLYIDEIPLYGEGSTLERLGLKGNKDAGLSL
- the TSA1 gene encoding thioredoxin peroxidase (TSA/alkyl hydroperoxide peroxidase C (AhPC) family protein; similar to thiol-dependent peroxidases of oxidative stress signaling; antigenic; hyphal surface, nucleus; yeast-form nucleus, cytoplasm; biofilm, phagocytosis, peroxide induced), producing the protein MAPVVQQPAPSFKKTAVVDGVFEEVTLEQYKGKWVLLAFIPLAFTFVCPSEIIAYSEAVKKFAEKDAQVLFASTDSEYTWLAWTNVARKDGGIGKVDFPVLADTNHSLSRDYGVLIEEEGVALRGIFLIDPKGVLRQITINDLPVGRSVEESLRLLEAFQFTEKYGEVCPANWHPGDETIKPSPEASKEYFNKVNK